In the Ostrinia nubilalis chromosome 15, ilOstNubi1.1, whole genome shotgun sequence genome, one interval contains:
- the LOC135078406 gene encoding 52 kDa repressor of the inhibitor of the protein kinase-like, whose protein sequence is MKKKRNTNNCCAENCRNRQKDTMDSFFTLPTDPERRSEWLKQIGRLDLLNKPSLKSKSYKVCSLHFDRSAMREVITRKLLPDAVPTKLLPNQPQSCIPNEKESCRVCDASTQTEESHVNTLCIVKVETLEVELDQQAQAASASGMSQKRKLPTEQTSGKKLREKIQFEPDEIKTENETDTDSDTA, encoded by the exons ATGAAGAAGAAACGTAATACCAATAACTGCTGCGCGGAAAACTGTCGCAATAGACAGAAGGATACAATGGATTCGTTTTTCACTTTACCGACAGATCCTGAAAG GAGGAGTGAATGGTTAAAACAAATTGGGAGATTAGACTTATTGAATAAACCTAGTCTAAAATCGAAAAGTTACAAAGTGTGCTCCTTGCACTTCGACCGTTCAGCGATGCGTGAAGTAATAACGCGGAAGTTACTGCCAGATGCCGTGCCCACTAAACTTCTTCCGAACCAACCCCAGTCGTGCATTCCAAATGAAAAAGAATCATGTAGAGTTTGTGACGCGTCAACACAAACCGAGGAATCGCATGTAAATACGTTATGTATAGTTAAAGTTGAGACTTTGGAAGTAGAACTGGATCAACAAGCACAAGCCGCATCAGCATCAGGTATGTCACAAAAACGGAAACTTCCTACAGAACAGACATCTGGAAAGAAATTAagagaaaaaatacaatttgaGCCAGATGAAATTAAAACAGAAAACGAAACCGACACTGATTCTGACACTGCTTAA